Proteins co-encoded in one Ruegeria pomeroyi DSS-3 genomic window:
- a CDS encoding Phenylacetic acid catabolic protein: MAEDMTIDSYLAAGGMLTNPTNVPARYRAELMKLMATFVDSELAGAAGFAEIINQGPGIKERIAAAKIVLEKTDNADRVLRIMGEFGADTQRYATHHPWTARLERDADIGAARTERDMRLAVFNYPIEGWADAVMMNLLMARAVVVQLADFTMISYQPLAEAFRAIAPIETRHGELALEGAAKLVEDGEVEALQASAAYWWPRVAASFGTGSAGRTEALRAMGLRRTGNAEMRTRWEAEAANLLDSLGLKRP; this comes from the coding sequence ATGGCCGAAGACATGACGATCGACAGCTACCTCGCCGCTGGCGGGATGCTGACCAATCCAACCAACGTACCGGCGCGCTATCGCGCCGAGCTGATGAAGCTGATGGCCACTTTCGTGGACAGCGAACTGGCCGGTGCGGCGGGGTTTGCGGAAATCATCAACCAGGGACCGGGCATCAAGGAGCGCATCGCCGCCGCCAAGATCGTGCTGGAAAAGACCGACAATGCCGACCGCGTGCTGCGGATCATGGGCGAGTTCGGGGCGGATACCCAGCGCTATGCCACCCATCACCCCTGGACCGCGCGGCTGGAGCGGGACGCCGATATCGGCGCCGCCCGGACCGAGCGGGACATGCGGCTGGCGGTGTTCAACTACCCGATCGAGGGCTGGGCCGACGCGGTGATGATGAACCTGCTGATGGCACGCGCCGTGGTGGTGCAACTGGCCGATTTTACCATGATCTCGTATCAGCCGCTGGCCGAAGCATTCCGCGCCATTGCCCCGATCGAGACCCGCCATGGCGAACTGGCGCTGGAAGGCGCGGCAAAGCTGGTCGAAGACGGCGAGGTCGAAGCACTGCAAGCCTCGGCGGCCTATTGGTGGCCGCGCGTCGCGGCCAGCTTTGGCACCGGCAGCGCGGGTCGGACCGAGGCGCTGCGCGCCATGGGCCTGCGCCGCACCGGCAATGCCGAGATGCGCACCCGCTGGGAGGCCGAGGCCGCCAACCTGCTGGACAGCCTGGGCCTGAAACGCCCCTGA
- the paaD gene encoding 1,2-phenylacetyl-CoA epoxidase subunit PaaD — translation MDQPSQQQVWDWLDTVPDPEIPVISVVDLGIVRDVAWEGETLTVTVTPTYSGCPATAIISMDIETALRNRGVKDIRIKTQISPAWTTDWLSEKGKVKLEEYGIAPPRPAGGPERCPRCGSKAVEKVSQFGSTPCKAHWRCTDCLEPFDYFKCI, via the coding sequence ATGGACCAGCCGTCGCAACAGCAGGTCTGGGACTGGCTCGATACCGTTCCAGACCCCGAGATCCCGGTGATCTCGGTCGTCGATCTGGGCATCGTGCGCGATGTCGCCTGGGAGGGGGAAACACTGACGGTGACCGTCACCCCCACCTATTCGGGCTGCCCCGCGACCGCGATCATCTCGATGGATATCGAGACCGCACTGCGCAACCGGGGGGTCAAGGATATCCGGATCAAGACCCAGATATCGCCCGCCTGGACCACTGACTGGCTGAGCGAGAAGGGCAAGGTGAAGCTGGAGGAATACGGCATCGCCCCGCCCCGCCCTGCCGGCGGCCCCGAACGCTGTCCGCGCTGCGGCAGCAAGGCGGTCGAAAAGGTGAGCCAGTTCGGCTCGACCCCGTGCAAGGCCCATTGGCGCTGTACCGACTGCCTGGAACCCTTCGACTATTTCAAATGTATCTGA
- the paaE gene encoding 1,2-phenylacetyl-CoA epoxidase subunit PaaE, which produces MARFHDLEVTDIHKTIRDAVVVTLKPANGAASEFDFTQGQYLTFRRAFEGEELRRSYSICSGKDDGVLQIGIKRVDGGAFSTWANEELKVGDTVQAMPPMGGFHTPLDPGAEKQYLGFAGGSGITPVLSIIKTTLAREPRSQFTLVYANKGVNTIMFREELEDLKNLYMGRFNVLHILETDAQEIELFTGLVTEEKCGQLFEHWIDIQHVDTAFICGPEPMMLGIAAALRAHGLSDAQIKFELFASAQPGRAKRKAVSSEAAKGANQTRAAITLDGATQSFDMPKDLSILDAALQNSLDAPFACKAGVCSTCRCRVLEGEVEMVANHALEDYEVEKGYVLSCQAYPLTDTVVVDYDQ; this is translated from the coding sequence ATGGCACGCTTTCACGATCTGGAAGTCACCGACATCCACAAGACGATCCGCGACGCTGTCGTGGTCACGCTGAAACCCGCCAATGGCGCGGCCAGCGAGTTCGATTTCACCCAAGGCCAATACCTGACCTTCCGCCGCGCGTTCGAGGGCGAAGAGCTGCGCCGTTCCTACTCGATCTGTTCGGGCAAGGATGACGGCGTGCTGCAGATCGGGATCAAGCGCGTCGATGGCGGCGCCTTCTCGACCTGGGCCAACGAAGAGCTGAAGGTGGGCGATACGGTTCAGGCCATGCCGCCGATGGGAGGGTTCCACACCCCGCTCGATCCCGGCGCCGAGAAACAGTATCTGGGCTTTGCCGGCGGTTCGGGCATCACCCCGGTGCTGTCGATCATCAAGACCACGCTGGCGCGCGAGCCCCGGTCGCAGTTCACGCTGGTCTACGCCAACAAAGGCGTGAACACGATCATGTTCCGCGAAGAGCTGGAGGATCTGAAGAACCTCTACATGGGCCGGTTCAACGTGCTGCATATCCTGGAGACGGATGCGCAGGAGATCGAACTGTTCACCGGTCTGGTGACCGAAGAGAAATGCGGCCAGCTGTTCGAACACTGGATCGACATCCAGCATGTCGACACCGCCTTTATCTGCGGGCCTGAGCCGATGATGCTGGGCATTGCCGCAGCACTTCGCGCACACGGGCTGAGCGATGCGCAGATCAAGTTCGAACTGTTCGCCAGCGCCCAGCCCGGCCGGGCCAAGCGCAAGGCGGTTTCGAGCGAAGCTGCCAAGGGGGCCAACCAGACCCGCGCCGCCATCACGCTGGACGGCGCCACCCAGAGCTTTGACATGCCCAAGGACCTGTCGATCCTGGATGCAGCCCTGCAAAACAGCCTGGACGCGCCTTTTGCCTGCAAGGCAGGAGTTTGTTCAACATGTCGCTGTAGGGTGCTGGAAGGTGAGGTCGAGATGGTCGCCAACCACGCGCTTGAGGATTACGAGGTCGAGAAGGGCTATGTGCTCAGCTGTCAGGCCTATCCGCTGACCGACACCGTTGTTGTCGACTACGACCAGTGA